ACGACCGCCACGTGATGGATGTACGGCCCTTCGATAAACGCCCGCTCCCACTTCGGCCAGTCGTCCACTTCCATCCAGACGTAGGTGTTCTGGGTCTGCGGGCCGGGCACGGCTTGGCCTTCGCCGGCGATCAGGCGGTAGCGTCCGCCGTCGCCGTCGAACCGGGCCACGGTCAGCGGGCCGCCTCGCAGTCGCGCGTGCAGCATGCCGGAAAGCGGGCTGGGCAGGATCCAGTGCTTGCCGATCCGCTTGGCGCTGTCGTCGGCGATCAGCGTGGTCGGGCCTTCCGCGTGCCACAGTAACACCGCGTCGTCGTTGTCCGGATGCCGTATGGTCAGGTCGGCCAGAAACGACGGCGTCCGCTCCAGCGTCGCCGCCTCAGCCAGCACCGACGAGATCGCCCCGTGCACGTCCGTCTCGCAGACCACCGGCAGCCCCTTGTCGCCCGCCAGGGCCCTCGCCAGCGAGTCGTAGGCGCCCAACTCATCCGGCAGCGATGTGAACGATTCGACGGCGATCGCCAGCAGGCCCTGTTCGTGGGCCCATTCCAGGTAGAAGTCGCGCAAGGCCAGCAGCCGCACCAGCGGTTCGTCGCTTTCAAAGCCCTCGAACGTGAAGGTCTGCTTCAGCTCCGCCAGTTCCTCGCGATAGCGGCCCTCCCGCTCGGCGGCGGTCTGTCGAACCCGCTGCACCACCTTCACCAGGTCGATCGGGACGATCTCCACGCCGAACCGTTCGAGCAGTTCGCTCTCGTTGATCTTGGTCGTCCAGAAAAAGTCGATCCGCCCGCCCACCAGGCCGATCCGCAGCCGTCGCGACGCCTTGACCACCGACGCCGTCCGCATGAAGTCCATCATGCCGTTCCGGAATGCCGGCTCATCGATCCGGCCGTTCTCGACGTAGGTAAACGGCACGCCGAGTTTGACCAGCACCTTGCTGGTGGCGAACAGCCCGCAGAGCGTATCGCGAAGCCGCGTGCCGTCCGCCAGCGGCGCCTCGTCGCGCGGGCCCCACAACAGGACCGGCAACCCGAGCTTCTTGGCGATCATCCCGGCGGCCCCTTCGGTGCCGAAGTTGCAGTGCGGCACAAACAGGGCGTCCACGCCCTCGCGGCGGAAAAAGTCCACCACCGGCCCCACGTGTCGCTGATCCCGCACCAGCCCGTCGTCGTCGGGCAGCACGTCGTCGAGATCGACGTACCAGATGTCCCAGGCGTCCAGGCAGGCTTTGATCCTCTGTTTATAGTCGATCGCGTCCTCATGCGAGAACACGAACTTGCCGATCGGGCAGAGCCCAAGTTTGACGTTCCGCCAGTTCATCCGGCACTCCTTCGTGTACGGGTCAGGACCTCAAGTCTACCCCGGACGCCAACGGCGTGACAGGAGATTCGCTAGCGATCCGCCAGCGGCTCATAGCGGGCGATGTCCCGGCCGGTGTAGATCTGGCGGGGCCGCGCAATCTTCATCTCCGGTTCCGCGTGCTGCTCGCGCCAATGGGCGATCCAGCCGGGAAGACGGCCGATGGCGAACATCACCGTGAACATGTTCGTCGGGATGCCCATCGCCCTCAGAATGATCCCGCTGTAGAAGTCCACGTTCGGGTACAGCTTGCGCTCGACAAAGTACGAATCGGCCAGGGCCAACTCCTCCAGCTTTCTGGCGATATCCAACAACGGATCGTCGATGCCCAGAAGCCCCAGCATCCGGTCCGCCGCCGCCTTCAGGATCTTCGCCCGCGGGTCGTAGTTGCGGTACACCCGGTGCCCGAAACCGGCCAGGCGGAACTGGCTCGTCTTATCTTTCGCCATGCGAATGCAGTCCTCCGGCGTCATGCCGCCACGGTGGATCTGTTCGAGCATCTCGATCACATCCACGTTCGCCCCGCCGTGCAGGCGGCCCCACAACGCGCACACCGCCGCCGCGCAGGACGCGAAGCAGTTCGCCCGACTCGAGCCCACCATCCGCACCGTCGACGTGCTGCAGTTCTGCTCGTGGTCCGCATGGAGAATCAGAACCAGGTTCAGCGCCTCCTCCACCTCCGGGCGCAGGACGTACTCCCGATGCGGAAGCGAGAACATCATGTGCAGCAGATTCGCGCAATACCGCAGGTTCGGGTCCGGGTAGATGAACGGCAGGCCCAGCGACCGACGATAGGAGAACGCCGCGATC
This genomic window from Phycisphaerae bacterium contains:
- a CDS encoding fucose isomerase; its protein translation is MNWRNVKLGLCPIGKFVFSHEDAIDYKQRIKACLDAWDIWYVDLDDVLPDDDGLVRDQRHVGPVVDFFRREGVDALFVPHCNFGTEGAAGMIAKKLGLPVLLWGPRDEAPLADGTRLRDTLCGLFATSKVLVKLGVPFTYVENGRIDEPAFRNGMMDFMRTASVVKASRRLRIGLVGGRIDFFWTTKINESELLERFGVEIVPIDLVKVVQRVRQTAAEREGRYREELAELKQTFTFEGFESDEPLVRLLALRDFYLEWAHEQGLLAIAVESFTSLPDELGAYDSLARALAGDKGLPVVCETDVHGAISSVLAEAATLERTPSFLADLTIRHPDNDDAVLLWHAEGPTTLIADDSAKRIGKHWILPSPLSGMLHARLRGGPLTVARFDGDGGRYRLIAGEGQAVPGPQTQNTYVWMEVDDWPKWERAFIEGPYIHHVAVV
- a CDS encoding citrate synthase; translation: MGETVKLTVDGREVELPVVTGVHGERGIDIRKLRATTGLVTYDPGYGNTASCESAITYIDGEKGVLRYRGIPIEELTGATTNFVEVAWLLIYGRLPDRKELSAFSRRLTNNELLHESMKHHFEGFPVSAPPMAMLSAMINALSCFHPQFFQLEDDDAFEEMSARLISKVRTIAAFSYRRSLGLPFIYPDPNLRYCANLLHMMFSLPHREYVLRPEVEEALNLVLILHADHEQNCSTSTVRMVGSSRANCFASCAAAVCALWGRLHGGANVDVIEMLEQIHRGGMTPEDCIRMAKDKTSQFRLAGFGHRVYRNYDPRAKILKAAADRMLGLLGIDDPLLDIARKLEELALADSYFVERKLYPNVDFYSGIILRAMGIPTNMFTVMFAIGRLPGWIAHWREQHAEPEMKIARPRQIYTGRDIARYEPLADR